In a genomic window of Armatimonadota bacterium:
- a CDS encoding addiction module toxin, HicA family: protein MKRGDLLRHLRRHGCHLKREGKSHSLWANPMTGAVEAVPRRSEIPDLLARKICRGLSVPEVGSEEPV from the coding sequence GTGAAGCGAGGCGATCTGCTGCGGCACCTCAGGAGGCACGGTTGTCACTTGAAGCGGGAAGGGAAGTCGCATTCGCTTTGGGCGAATCCGATGACCGGCGCCGTCGAGGCGGTGCCACGCCGCAGCGAGATCCCGGATCTCCTGGCGCGGAAGATCTGCCGTGGCCTGTCAGTACCGGAAGTCGGAAGTGAAGAGCCTGTCTAA
- a CDS encoding type II toxin-antitoxin system HicB family antitoxin, whose amino-acid sequence MRNEFTAVIERDNGWYIAYCPEIPGANGQGRTKAEVRRSLAEAIALILEDRREDGLRGVPRDAVRERVVVR is encoded by the coding sequence ATGCGAAACGAGTTCACAGCCGTCATCGAGCGTGACAACGGGTGGTACATCGCTTACTGTCCGGAGATCCCTGGAGCCAATGGACAGGGGCGAACGAAGGCGGAGGTAAGACGCAGCTTGGCGGAAGCGATCGCCCTCATCCTGGAGGACAGGCGCGAGGACGGCTTACGCGGGGTGCCGCGCGATGCAGTGCGTGAGAGAGTTGTCGTGAGGTGA